The genomic region TCATTGTCATATAGGCTCTCAGATAATGGACGTTTCTGTATTTAGAGAAGCTGCTGAAAAAGTGGTTGACCTTGTGTTTAAACTAAAAAAAGAAGGAATCGAATTAAAATTTATAGATATGGGCGGTGGTCTTGGAGTTAAGTATCATCCAGATGACAACCCGCCTACTCCAAAAGATTTAGCAGACGCAATAATTCCTGTAGTAAAACAAACCGGATTAAAGCTAATAATAGAGCCGGGAAGGTCTTTGATTGCTGAAGCCGGAGCATTAATAACGAAAGTAATCTTTTTAAAAGATAAACAAGAAAAACATTTCGTTATTGTTGATTCTGGAATGAATGACCTTGTAAGACCTGCTATGTATAATGCTTATCACCATGTTTTAAACGTTCAAGAAAAAGATGAAGAGATGATAGCTGATATAGTGGGTCCAATTTGCGAGACAGGAGATTTTTTAGCTCTCGATAGAAGAATTGGAAAAGTAGAAAGAGGAGATTTATTAGCCATAATGACTGCCGGAGCTTATGGTAGCAGCATGTCATCAAACTACAACGTAAGACCAAGAGCGTTAGAAGTATTGGTTGATGGTCCTAACTTTAAAGTAATAAAAGAAAGAGAAGACTATAAACATATATCAAAATATGAAGAGGAAGTGCTATGAAAGTATTGGTTGTAGGAAATGGTGGAAGAGAACATGCTTTAGTTTGGAAGATTAAACAAAGTAGCCTTGTAAAAGAAGTATACTGTGCAAGCGGGAACGCCGGTATAGGCAAAATAGCAAAAAGAGTAAATATATCTCCAACG from Sulfurihydrogenibium sp. harbors:
- the lysA gene encoding diaminopimelate decarboxylase, encoding MHQVYNYFGYIEKKLYCEEVSIANLASKVGTPFFVYSKKAILDKINQYKEAFKDYDTLICYALKANSNLSLLKIFEENGLGADIVSGGELYKAKKAGFPSNKIVYAGVGKTDFEISYAISENILSFNVESFMELDVINEIAGKQGKKANVSIRVNPNVDPKTHPYISTGLKKSKFGIDIDQAIDAYKKAVKLENLNVVGVHCHIGSQIMDVSVFREAAEKVVDLVFKLKKEGIELKFIDMGGGLGVKYHPDDNPPTPKDLADAIIPVVKQTGLKLIIEPGRSLIAEAGALITKVIFLKDKQEKHFVIVDSGMNDLVRPAMYNAYHHVLNVQEKDEEMIADIVGPICETGDFLALDRRIGKVERGDLLAIMTAGAYGSSMSSNYNVRPRALEVLVDGPNFKVIKEREDYKHISKYEEEVL